The genomic stretch CAGCTCCATAACGACGTACAAGACGAGCTTGTTCTATGAATTTTTCTTTGCCTTCTTTTAATGAAATTGAATTTACAACACCTTTTCCTTGTACGCATTTCAGACCTGCTTCAATAATTTCCCATTTTGAGGAATCTATCATAATTGGAAGGCGTGCAATATCTGGCTCTGATGCCAAAAGATTGAGGAAATGAACCATAGCAGCCTTTGAATCTAGCATTCCTTCATCCATATTGATGTCGATGATTTGTGCGCCTCCTTCTACTTGTTGGCGTGCTACTTCTAAGGCTTCATCAAATTTCTTTTCTTTGATAAGACGAGCAAATTTTCTTGAACCTGTTACGTTTGTTCTCTCTCCGACGTTTACAAAATTGGTGTTTTCATCTATCGTAACGGCTTCTAATCCAGACAAACGCATAGCCGTTTTGTGTTTCGGGATTTTGCGAGGTTCATATTTAGCTACTTCTTCGGCAATGGCTTGAATGTGGTCTGGCGTAGTTCCACAGCAACCTCCAACAATATTGAAAAGTCCTTCGCTTGCAAAATCTTCTAAAAGTCTTGACATTTGTGTAGCCGTTTCGTCGTACTCTCCAAATTCATTTGGTAATCCTGCATTTGGATAACAAGAAACATAACAATTAGCTACCCTTGAAAGCTCACGCATATACGGTTTCATTAGTGCAGCACCTAAGGCACAATTCAAACCCACAGAAATAATATTGGCGTGAGCAATAGAATTATAAAATGCTTCAGTTGTTTGCCCAGAAAGAGTACGTCCACTAGCATCAGTAATTGTACCTGAAACCATAATTGGCAAACGGTCTTGTTGTGGAATATTTCTATCATCAAAGTACTTTTCTACAGCAAAAAGAGCTGCTTTACAATTTAAAGTATCAAAAACAGTTTCTATCAAAATCAAATCCACACCACCATCAACTAAGCCACGCACTTGTTCATAGTAGGCTGTTACGAGTTCATCAAAAGTTACAGCACGATATGCAGGGTCGTTTACATCTGGCGAAATAGAGGCTGTTCTATTTGTTGGTCCCATTGCACCAGCCACAAAACGAGGTTTTGTCTTGTGTTCTACTCCTCCAAATTCGGCAGCTGCTTCTTTGGCTAGTTTGGCTGATTCGTAATTGAGTTCATACGCCAGTTCTTCCATTCCATAATCAGCCATAGCGATTGTGGTGGCACTAAATGTATTGGTTTCTACAATATCAGAACCTGCTTCAAAATATTTTTTATGAATATCTCTAATAATATCTGGTTGTGTGATGGAAAGAAGGTCGTTATTTCCTTTTACATCTTGTTTCCAATCTTTAAAACGCTCGCTTCTAAAATCTTCTTCTTCTAATTTGTGGCGTTGAATCATTGTTCCCATCGCACCATCCAAAACTAGAATGCGTTCTTGAAGATGTTTTTTGATGAGATTTTGTATGTTGATAGTAGTTTCTGTATTCATATCTGGATGGTATTTTTACAATTCTGTATGGGAATATTGTTTTTTGTCAAAGGCGAGTTCTTGTCTTACGAACGACTATGAATCATTACAGCGTTCAGACTAGATACTAAGTTATGTAACTCCGTTTAAAAAACATACTTGCCTTAAAAGACAAGTATGTTAGATGGTAGAGTACTGGACATGTATAAACTGTCGTTTAGGTTTGTAGCATTAAATTAACCTAAACAACGACTATAGGTCTTACTACTCAGATTCAAAAATAAACTCCTGTAGGTCATTTTCAGTCCACGTGAGGTTGAATCTATCTTCTATAATTCCGAAACCTATTTTTTCAGAACTATCTGGAAATTGTAGTGTGCCAGAATATCCAGATATTTCGTCATCTACGTATTCTTGATCGACGATAGTGAGCTTGACTTTCTCTTCATTTTGCACATTCCAATACCAAATTTCTAATAATTGATGAGATTCTTGATCTACTTTAACTTCTATCCATTCACTGACCATATTTGGGCGATAACCATCAGAACGATAAATGTCAGTTAGATTTTTGTCTTCCTCTGCTTCTGTAACAGCAGTCGTAGTTATTTCAACATTTTCTTGCGTGTTTACCGTAGCGATACTATCAGAGGTTTCTGTATTTTCTTCAGAAGAAGAGTTAGTAGAAACTTGACAAGAAAAACACATAAAAGCAATAAAAAAAAGTAGTTGTAAGGAAAAAACAATTTGTTTCATTTTTGTAATTTTAATTAAATAAAAAGTAATAAATCACGTAGTAGTTTTTTATCTATACAGAAACAGCCTTTGCAGGATTACCTAAAACGGTTTCTTTAGCTTTAATGTTACTTAAAACTACACTTCCTGCTCCAACTCTTGCACCTTTTCCTATCGTAACGCCTGCAATTATGGTTACACCATTGCCAATAAAAACATCTTCTTCAATTTTTACGCCTGCGCCGATATTTGCTCCAATGCCGATTTGAGTAAAATTAGCTATCTCTACATCATAATCTAAAGTAGCATTTGCGCCAATAATACAGCTTGTTCCGATTTTTGCATTTGCACCTATCATCGTTCCCATTCCTATCATTGTTCCATAACCCATTGTAGCATCGTCTGCAATATGCGCTGTGGAATGAACAGCAATAGCTGGATATTTTTTTCTTTGTTTATGGATTTTCTTGATAAGTCTTTTTCTATCTGAGCTGTTTTCTATGGCTACGAAATAATCGCATTTATCATTGATGAGATTGAGCATATCTTCATCATCTGAACTTCCCATAATTGAAACATGATTGATTTCACTAATTTGAGCATCTTCTTTGTATTCTTCATCAAGAAAACAATAGATTACATTATCTGTACTTTGCAAGACTTCTAAAGCTACTTTTCCAAGTCCTTTTGCTCCAACAATAATCAGAGGTAAAATAGGGGGTAATTCGTTTGGTTCAGTAGGAAGAGAATGAATATCCATAAATGATGAGTGTAGTTTAACTTTATTTCGATAAAGAATGGAATTTTAAAGTAACAAAGATACTCTATTTTTATGTGAAGGCATAAAATTGTGTGTGGACATAAAAAAAACTCTTCCAGTTGAAAAATGGGAAGAGTTTTCTCAATATTCTTAAAAAGTGTAACTGAATAGCTAAAAAATAAGAAGCTCTAAAAAATTGATTTCTAAGAAATCTGAGCTTACTTACTACCCAAGTTTTGACTTTTCTATGTTATGTTTCTAAAAAATGAAGTTTCTGTAAAAAATTTTGAGATACTACCTTTCCTTTTAGCCTCAATCAGAATCTTGTAGAAACGATTACATATTATTTTGATTTACTTACTCGCTTTATATATTTCAAAGGCTTTACCAATGCCAAAACAATCTAAGAAATAATTATATTTTTTGATAAAATGCTGTTTATAGCTCATATAAAGCGATTTTTGTTTTCCTACTCAAAAGAGTAATATTCTGATTTTACCATTATGAAAAACCTTAATTTTCATAATGAAAAGAATTTCCTAATTTTTAAAAGGTATAAAATAAAACAGCAGCGTTCAGAAACCGTTCTACGTATAGATGATAAATAGCAAAAAATACAATGAGAAAATACTTGATACTTTTTGGGGCTATCTTCATTTTTGCCTGTACAGAAAAAGAAAACCCAACGCCTAAAGAAGAACTAACAGGAAAATATCCTACCGAAGAACTCCTCTACTTTGGAGATGCTGACCTTCCAACAGATAATATCACAACTTATGAAGGTGTAGAATTAGGAAGAAAGCTTTTTTATGATAAACGTCTTTCTTCGGATAAGACAATTTCTTGCGCCAGTTGTCATAGACAAGAATTAGCCTTTACGGATGGAAGAGCAAAAAGTATTGGCGTAAATGGAGCAGAAATGCCTGTTAGTGCGATGTCTTTGGTTAATTTGACTTGGAATAGCCGACTGACGTGGGATGGAAAAAGCCAAACATTAGAAAAACAAGCCATTTTGCCAATGAAAAATCATTTGGAAATGAATCAAGAAGCAGAAATTACAGCTCAAATTCTGTCAGAAACAGAAGAATATCCACCACTTTTTGAAAAAGCCTTTGGAAGTAGAGAAATTACACCAACACAAATAACAAAAGCCTTAGCGCAGTTTCAGCGAACACTCATCAGCAACAATTCAAACTACGATAAGTATCTAAGAGGAGAATATCAGCCCACCGAATCAGAACTTAGAGGCATAGAATTATTTTTTACACATCCAGATGCAGAACAAGGAATCCGTGGAGGAAATTGTGGCGATTGTCATTTGGGCTCGCTCACTTCTGGTAGTACAATAGGTTTTGAAGGCTTACACAACAACGGTTTAGACAATGATGAAAATTTAAAAGATGGATTATTTGCCGTTACACAGAGTCGTTTTGATAAAGGAAAATTCAGAACGCCATCGCTTCGAAATATCGCTCTTACAGCTCCTTATATGCACGATGGAAGGTTTCGAACCTTAGAAGAAGTCATTGAACATTATGATAATGGTGTCAAAAAAAGCCAAACGCTTTCTTCACTTATTACGGCTGCCAGCAATGATTTTATTACTGACCCAAATGGAGAAGTTTATTTAGCTCTCACAGAACAAGAGAAAAAAGATATAATTGCATTTTTAAATATGCTTACTGATGACGAATTTATTACGAATCCAGCTTTTAGCAGACCAAAGTAAATTTCATTAAGCCTCGTTGAGGTCAGAATCGTCAACAAGGAAAAAACAATTTATCGCTTGCTAATTTTATTTAGTGTAACCATTTTTTGACGACTACATTTAAAACGCTTTAAATCGTCTGCTGCTTTTGCCTTATGTTTCGTTTTTCTACCTTGTACACGCTTGCGCCACATTTGGAATGAAGAAGGTTTCATTTCTCTTCGCATAAGTGTAATGGTTTCTTTTTCTGTAATTCCAAATTGAGAAAGAATAGCATCAAAAGGAGTTCGGTCTTCCCACGCCATTTCTATAATTCTGTCTGTGTCTCGCTCTGAAAGTTGTTTTAGCTTTTTCATAGTGGTTGAAATGTAAAGTCTAAGGTTGTTGGTGTCGCTTGCAATAAAATACCAAACAATGGTATTGGATTCTTTTCTTACTCAAATCTTTTGTGACAAAAAAAAGTTTGCATAAATCTTTATACAAACTTCGTTAATCTAATTTTTAAGTAGTTGAGTAGTACAATTTAGTTTATAAAAACTATTGTCAAGGTCTGTTTTTTTCTTCGAAAAGACCCTTGACAAAGTTAAAATTCAACATTTTATAAAATTGCACTAGCTTTTGAAAATAACAAAATTATACCAGCTAACTACTTAAAGTAATTCTACTTCAATTTTTCATTGGCTGGACGATTAGAATAAAGTGCTGTAATTTCATTTCTTTGAGCGCACAAGACAGCTTTTTTGTTGATGGCTGCAATAGGAAATTTTATCATGTCGTAGTCATTGACTAAAATGGTAAGCCAATCTTGTCTATCATAATCTTTATCCTTAATTTTTTCATCGTATTTTTCATGTTGTTCATCAAAGAGTTCTTTGGGTTCTAGGTTGAGCCAATCTAGAAGTGTTTGCCACATTGTATTTGTGAGGTCTTGCAGTTCCATCTCACGTACAAACTCAGCAATTCCTTTGGCCTCGGTACGCCTTTCTTCCCAGTTTTTTTGATTTTTGTGATAGATAAATACCAATTCTTGAGGCTGTATTGAGATAGTTTCCATAGTTTCGTCTTTAATTGAGTCGTGTTCCATAATAGATTAAAAAGTATAGGTTAAAAATATCATAACACTATGAAACGAAAAAAGTTATTACAGAAAGTATAGACAACTTATTAGTTTTTCAGTTCTCTGATTTGCTCAATTATTTCACTTGGTCTTAAATATGTATTTCGTTTAAATTCTTTATAACTCTCTGAAGCATCAGAAAGGTTGATAGCATAATAAGACCAGTCGTAAAGTTGCCATTTTAGTCCTCTAGCAACAGTCATACTATCAATTTCTCTTTCATACTTTGCTTTTGCCTTATCACTTGTATATGCCCAAAGACGCTCCAAAACACCTCCAAAAGTACGGTTTTGATAATCTATAAAATGACTAAACTCGTGGGCAAAAATTCCTATTCTAGCATTAAAAGGCACTTCATCAATCGTAATCATTCCCTTTTTTTGACTGTTATTGATACGAACAGTGTAACTTCTTTTTTTCCTTGATTTGAAGCAAAGTGAAGCAATCGTAGGGCGTGCATTTAACGTTGTAGAAATTTCGCACTCTTTAAAATCTATGGGTGTATCAATAAGTTCTGGATAATACGAAAGTGCAATCAGGATAGCAGAGCGATATTTTTGAGGAATATTTTTGTGCTGCCCATATATCTTTTCCAAACTATCTATTGTACGACTCTCTTCTAAGCTATCCATCGCAAATAAACTGTAATAAGATACAGGGTTTGGCGTATGTAATGTGTGGTTGT from Bernardetia sp. encodes the following:
- a CDS encoding cytochrome-c peroxidase; translated protein: MRKYLILFGAIFIFACTEKENPTPKEELTGKYPTEELLYFGDADLPTDNITTYEGVELGRKLFYDKRLSSDKTISCASCHRQELAFTDGRAKSIGVNGAEMPVSAMSLVNLTWNSRLTWDGKSQTLEKQAILPMKNHLEMNQEAEITAQILSETEEYPPLFEKAFGSREITPTQITKALAQFQRTLISNNSNYDKYLRGEYQPTESELRGIELFFTHPDAEQGIRGGNCGDCHLGSLTSGSTIGFEGLHNNGLDNDENLKDGLFAVTQSRFDKGKFRTPSLRNIALTAPYMHDGRFRTLEEVIEHYDNGVKKSQTLSSLITAASNDFITDPNGEVYLALTEQEKKDIIAFLNMLTDDEFITNPAFSRPK
- a CDS encoding TIGR03643 family protein; translation: MKKLKQLSERDTDRIIEMAWEDRTPFDAILSQFGITEKETITLMRREMKPSSFQMWRKRVQGRKTKHKAKAADDLKRFKCSRQKMVTLNKISKR
- a CDS encoding arsenate reductase family protein; this encodes MEHDSIKDETMETISIQPQELVFIYHKNQKNWEERRTEAKGIAEFVREMELQDLTNTMWQTLLDWLNLEPKELFDEQHEKYDEKIKDKDYDRQDWLTILVNDYDMIKFPIAAINKKAVLCAQRNEITALYSNRPANEKLK
- a CDS encoding NeuD/PglB/VioB family sugar acetyltransferase, giving the protein MDIHSLPTEPNELPPILPLIIVGAKGLGKVALEVLQSTDNVIYCFLDEEYKEDAQISEINHVSIMGSSDDEDMLNLINDKCDYFVAIENSSDRKRLIKKIHKQRKKYPAIAVHSTAHIADDATMGYGTMIGMGTMIGANAKIGTSCIIGANATLDYDVEIANFTQIGIGANIGAGVKIEEDVFIGNGVTIIAGVTIGKGARVGAGSVVLSNIKAKETVLGNPAKAVSV